A DNA window from Paenibacillus andongensis contains the following coding sequences:
- a CDS encoding protein-glutamate methylesterase/protein-glutamine glutaminase, whose protein sequence is MAPYNILVVDDSVFMRKIISDLISDNPQYKVIGTAKNGQEAIEQVKLLRPDAVTMDVEMPIMNGLDALQRIMAEQPTPVIMLSSLTQEGASETIKALEWGAVDFIRKPSGSISLDLYKVKQLLHEKLHMAVRTKLRPVPQQLVSPRVTQPLIAKSNASLVKTPETKLIVKPASTHFDHLVAIGTSTGGPRALHQVISHIPAGFPAPILIVQHMPPNFTKSLAQRLNDISQIQVVEAAEGDVLQTATAYVAPGGWHMVIYKDTDKTYKIRLTKEEPRSGHRPSVDVMFESLLGMSELKRHIVLMTGMGSDGAKGMLALKQAGVSTTIAECEETCVVYGMPRAAVEIQAAMFVLPQQDIANRLAQCVLN, encoded by the coding sequence TTGGCACCATATAACATTCTTGTCGTAGACGACTCCGTCTTTATGCGAAAAATCATAAGTGATTTGATTTCAGATAATCCTCAGTACAAAGTAATAGGAACAGCCAAAAATGGTCAAGAAGCCATTGAACAAGTGAAGCTATTACGCCCCGATGCCGTTACGATGGATGTAGAAATGCCAATTATGAACGGCTTGGATGCTTTACAGCGAATCATGGCAGAACAACCAACGCCTGTCATTATGTTAAGTTCCTTAACCCAGGAGGGTGCATCAGAAACGATTAAAGCACTCGAGTGGGGAGCTGTCGACTTTATTCGAAAGCCGTCAGGTTCCATATCTCTTGACCTGTATAAAGTTAAGCAACTTCTTCATGAGAAGCTGCATATGGCAGTTCGGACGAAGTTAAGGCCGGTTCCGCAGCAGCTTGTGTCTCCGAGGGTTACTCAACCGTTAATAGCCAAGAGTAATGCTAGCTTGGTGAAAACACCCGAGACTAAACTTATAGTAAAGCCTGCTTCTACGCATTTCGATCATCTAGTAGCCATAGGTACTTCAACAGGAGGTCCTCGTGCCTTACATCAGGTGATCTCTCATATTCCTGCAGGTTTTCCTGCACCGATCTTAATCGTTCAACATATGCCACCTAATTTCACCAAATCATTAGCCCAACGTCTGAATGACATTTCTCAGATACAGGTAGTCGAGGCTGCGGAAGGGGATGTGCTCCAAACGGCAACAGCTTATGTAGCACCGGGAGGATGGCATATGGTCATCTACAAGGATACGGATAAAACGTACAAGATTCGCTTGACCAAAGAAGAACCTCGTTCTGGCCACCGCCCCTCGGTGGATGTCATGTTTGAGTCCTTACTTGGTATGAGTGAGTTGAAGCGGCACATCGTCCTGATGACTGGTATGGGCAGCGATGGAGCCAAAGGCATGCTCGCATTAAAGCAAGCCGGTGTCTCAACGACCATTGCCGAGTGCGAAGAAACTTGTGTCGTATACGGGATGCCTAGAGCTGCTGTTGAGATCCAAGCTGCGATGTTTGTTCTGCCACAGCAAGATATTGCAAATCGATTAGCGCAATGCGTACTTAATTAA
- a CDS encoding chemotaxis protein CheA encodes MELSQYLSMFIDESKEHLQSLNENLLSLESNPQDISIVHNIFRSAHTLKGMSATMGFEDIAALTHEMENVLDLVRNSKIEMNPFIFDCIFKSLDSLESMVEDIIQGGTGKADVSPIVAALRSIVTGDYKTAQAPEVTAAKEPAKGIEVDEFQFSILQQSIDSGFLVFYIEVSVNENCVLKAARAYMVFDALERMGEIVKATPSVQEIEQEKFDRSFSLYFISKVDQGTLEKEILNVSEIQSAVIITVDSESLVELSRPRNEVEMARQEIAAAVAEAISPVVSVETVQRVEPVTAAAKPTAGGAPVASRTIRVDIERLDALMNLFSELLIDRVRLEQLASEVKRNDLTETVEHMSRVSSDLQNIVLKLRMVPVDSVFNRFPRMIRDLAKSLDKKVDLVITGAETELDRTVIDEIGDPLVHLLRNAVDHGIESISDRLAAGKSEQGTIQLRAFHSGNHVFIEIEEDGRGIYREKVLKTALKNGLVTAEQAAKLSDLEVYNLLFASGFSTAEKISDISGRGVGLDVVKTKIQMLGGHVQVDSKPGFGSKFSVQLPLTLSIISAMLVRLGSEKYAIPLSSIVETSAIQKKQIRNIHGNKMVEYRNSVIPLVSLSTLFDVPDFNEDLEEETEIVVVRKGDKQVALMVDEFIGQQEIVLKTLGKYLSGLFAISGATILGDGQVALIIDPNALIK; translated from the coding sequence TTGGAACTTAGTCAATATCTATCCATGTTTATCGATGAATCGAAAGAGCATTTGCAATCTTTGAATGAGAACTTACTTAGTTTAGAAAGCAATCCTCAGGATATTAGTATTGTGCATAACATTTTCCGCTCTGCTCATACGTTGAAAGGGATGTCTGCAACAATGGGCTTCGAGGATATCGCTGCCCTAACGCACGAGATGGAAAATGTGTTGGACTTAGTACGTAACAGTAAAATTGAAATGAACCCATTCATTTTTGACTGCATTTTCAAAAGTCTTGATTCATTAGAGTCTATGGTTGAAGATATTATTCAAGGCGGTACAGGAAAAGCGGATGTTTCACCAATCGTCGCTGCTCTACGTTCCATCGTGACTGGTGACTATAAAACCGCACAAGCTCCAGAAGTGACAGCTGCGAAAGAACCAGCAAAAGGTATTGAAGTGGATGAGTTTCAATTTTCTATTCTTCAACAGTCCATTGATTCGGGTTTTCTTGTTTTCTATATCGAAGTAAGCGTAAATGAGAATTGTGTACTTAAGGCAGCAAGAGCCTATATGGTGTTCGATGCACTTGAGAGAATGGGCGAAATTGTAAAAGCGACGCCATCCGTACAAGAAATCGAACAAGAGAAGTTTGATCGTTCCTTCTCGCTTTATTTTATTTCTAAGGTGGATCAAGGAACGTTAGAGAAAGAAATTTTAAACGTATCCGAAATCCAATCAGCCGTCATTATCACAGTTGACTCAGAATCGCTTGTCGAATTATCCCGGCCAAGAAATGAAGTTGAGATGGCAAGACAAGAAATAGCTGCAGCGGTTGCAGAAGCGATCTCACCTGTGGTATCCGTCGAAACCGTACAACGTGTTGAGCCGGTTACAGCTGCTGCGAAACCAACGGCAGGTGGGGCTCCTGTAGCAAGTCGTACGATTCGAGTTGATATCGAACGATTAGATGCGCTCATGAATCTTTTCAGCGAACTATTAATTGATCGTGTACGTTTAGAACAGCTTGCTAGTGAGGTCAAACGTAATGATCTGACTGAAACAGTTGAACATATGTCTAGAGTCAGCAGCGATTTGCAAAATATTGTATTGAAGCTCCGCATGGTTCCTGTGGATTCTGTATTCAATCGCTTCCCACGGATGATAAGGGACTTGGCTAAATCGCTAGATAAGAAAGTAGATTTGGTTATTACTGGTGCAGAAACGGAATTAGACCGGACCGTTATTGATGAAATCGGTGACCCACTAGTACATTTACTGCGTAATGCTGTGGATCATGGTATTGAGTCAATTAGCGATCGTTTGGCTGCTGGCAAAAGTGAGCAGGGTACCATTCAACTGCGTGCTTTCCATAGTGGGAATCATGTCTTTATAGAAATTGAAGAAGATGGTAGAGGGATTTATAGAGAAAAAGTTTTGAAGACTGCACTGAAGAATGGCCTTGTAACAGCTGAACAAGCAGCAAAGCTAAGTGATTTGGAAGTTTACAACTTGTTGTTCGCATCCGGTTTTAGTACGGCTGAGAAAATTTCTGATATTTCTGGACGCGGCGTTGGTCTTGACGTTGTGAAGACGAAGATTCAGATGTTGGGCGGACATGTTCAAGTTGATTCCAAACCTGGTTTTGGAAGTAAATTCTCTGTTCAATTACCACTGACGTTGTCTATTATTTCTGCCATGCTTGTGCGTCTTGGTAGTGAAAAATATGCGATTCCGTTGTCATCCATTGTTGAAACATCAGCTATTCAAAAGAAACAGATTCGCAACATTCACGGTAACAAAATGGTGGAGTACCGTAATTCTGTTATTCCTCTTGTATCGCTCAGTACGTTGTTTGATGTGCCAGATTTCAATGAGGATCTTGAAGAAGAGACCGAAATTGTTGTTGTACGCAAAGGGGATAAACAAGTTGCCTTGATGGTAGACGAATTTATTGGTCAACAAGAAATCGTTCTCAAAACGTTAGGTAAATATTTATCCGGCTTATTTGCAATATCCGGTGCAACGATACTAGGGGATGGACAAGTCGCATTGATTATTGATCCAAATGCATTGATTAAATAA
- a CDS encoding chemotaxis protein CheW, with protein MGEEKKVIVFALGTEEYGVEVEKVRTIERMQPMTRVPKAPAFIKGVINLRGVVIPIIDLRSRFGLEEQANSDATRIIIVSAGDFEVGLIVDSANDVIDLDTDNIDNPPEIVGGIKAKYLDGIARVGEQRLLVLLNLEQVLDRDELQQLERVEE; from the coding sequence ATGGGAGAAGAGAAAAAGGTAATCGTCTTCGCACTTGGAACGGAAGAGTACGGTGTGGAAGTTGAGAAAGTAAGAACGATCGAAAGAATGCAGCCAATGACGCGCGTACCTAAAGCACCGGCATTTATTAAAGGCGTTATTAATCTTCGCGGTGTTGTTATACCTATTATTGATCTTCGCTCAAGATTTGGACTTGAAGAGCAAGCTAATTCTGATGCTACTCGTATTATTATTGTATCTGCAGGTGACTTTGAAGTGGGTCTCATCGTAGATTCTGCGAATGATGTTATCGATCTGGACACGGACAATATTGATAATCCACCAGAAATTGTGGGCGGCATCAAAGCCAAGTATCTGGATGGTATCGCACGTGTCGGCGAACAAAGATTGCTTGTTTTGCTGAATTTAGAGCAAGTTTTGGATCGCGATGAACTTCAACAGTTAGAAAGAGTAGAGGAATAG
- a CDS encoding chemotaxis protein CheC, whose protein sequence is MDVLKEVGNIGAGHAATALSTLLDKPIDMLVPKVRMLPFEEICESVGGAETVVLAIFLRVDGDAPGNMFFILDLDAAKNMLRDLIGLNIENQEEYSELELSALNEIGNILAGSYLSSLADFTNLNMQPTVPALAIDMAGAILSYGLLQFGQMGDQALLIDTKFMEGENEVQGHFFLIPDPESFGKIFSALGVESP, encoded by the coding sequence ATGGACGTTCTCAAAGAAGTAGGTAACATAGGTGCGGGGCATGCTGCTACCGCCCTATCTACTTTGCTGGATAAGCCGATTGATATGCTTGTTCCTAAGGTTAGAATGCTTCCTTTCGAAGAAATCTGTGAAAGTGTTGGCGGAGCAGAGACGGTAGTTCTTGCGATCTTCTTACGAGTAGATGGAGACGCGCCTGGAAATATGTTTTTTATTCTTGATTTAGATGCTGCCAAAAATATGCTAAGGGACTTGATTGGGTTAAATATCGAAAATCAAGAAGAGTATTCAGAACTGGAATTATCTGCTTTGAATGAAATCGGGAATATTCTAGCCGGTTCTTATTTATCCTCTCTTGCTGATTTTACGAATTTGAATATGCAGCCTACTGTCCCTGCTTTAGCCATTGACATGGCTGGTGCCATTTTAAGCTATGGATTATTGCAATTTGGCCAAATGGGAGATCAAGCACTTCTCATTGATACCAAGTTTATGGAAGGGGAAAATGAAGTACAAGGGCATTTCTTCTTAATTCCTGATCCGGAATCGTTTGGCAAAATATTTTCGGCATTAGGGGTAGAGTCTCCATGA
- a CDS encoding chemotaxis protein CheD codes for MTLDNLIKVGMADLNVAHQIGVLKTTGLGSCVGVTLYDNRVKVAGMAHVMLPSSEIAREGSLNIAKYADTAIPELISRMEKLGATVNRLEAKLAGGAQMFAFAGNNDTMRIGPRNVESCKEMLNKYKIPIRAEDTGANYGRTIEFHSETGILVIRSVQLGVKEI; via the coding sequence ATGACGTTAGATAATTTAATTAAAGTAGGAATGGCTGACCTGAATGTTGCTCACCAGATAGGTGTATTGAAGACAACGGGGCTGGGTTCGTGTGTGGGTGTAACCTTATATGATAACCGCGTAAAAGTGGCAGGTATGGCTCATGTCATGCTGCCTTCCTCTGAGATAGCTCGTGAAGGCTCGCTGAACATTGCGAAATACGCGGATACAGCTATTCCTGAGTTGATTTCCAGAATGGAAAAGCTCGGAGCTACAGTGAATAGGCTAGAAGCTAAGCTTGCTGGCGGTGCTCAAATGTTTGCATTTGCGGGAAATAATGATACGATGAGAATTGGTCCGAGAAATGTAGAATCTTGTAAGGAAATGTTGAATAAATACAAAATTCCGATTCGCGCTGAGGATACCGGGGCTAATTACGGTCGAACGATAGAATTCCATAGTGAAACTGGCATCCTGGTTATTCGAAGTGTCCAATTAGGAGTAAAGGAAATTTAA
- a CDS encoding FliA/WhiG family RNA polymerase sigma factor, protein MIEQKQSQLVNIELWKQWKEQGWVPAKQSLIESYLPLVDYVSGRMAIGLPKSVSREDLSSFGVMGLIDAVEKFDYSRGLQFETYASWRIRGSIIDGLRQGDWVPRSVREKAKKVEDAYQKLEQQYLRSVTDAEISNYLQISEQDFQQMLQDISITTVCSIDDPIREEDSETRLSLLVDEKAKNPEFQVNEFYLKESLAKAIERLTEKERTVVSLFYFEELSLSEIAEVMSLSPSRISQLHSKAILRLKGVLGRFKTQLFQDT, encoded by the coding sequence ATGATCGAACAAAAGCAATCACAACTAGTTAACATAGAGTTATGGAAGCAATGGAAGGAGCAGGGCTGGGTACCCGCTAAGCAGTCGCTTATCGAGAGTTACTTGCCCTTAGTCGATTATGTTTCTGGACGTATGGCAATTGGACTTCCCAAGAGTGTTTCGAGAGAGGATCTATCGAGCTTTGGTGTGATGGGCCTTATCGATGCCGTAGAGAAATTTGATTATTCGCGCGGACTGCAATTCGAAACGTATGCTTCTTGGAGAATTCGCGGTTCTATTATTGATGGACTTCGTCAAGGAGATTGGGTACCTCGCTCTGTGAGAGAAAAAGCCAAGAAAGTTGAAGATGCTTACCAGAAGCTCGAACAGCAGTATCTACGTTCCGTTACGGATGCTGAGATTAGCAACTATTTACAAATTAGCGAGCAAGACTTTCAGCAGATGCTTCAGGATATTTCGATTACCACCGTTTGTTCGATTGATGATCCCATCCGTGAGGAAGATTCGGAAACACGTCTTTCATTACTTGTTGACGAAAAAGCAAAGAACCCAGAGTTTCAAGTTAATGAGTTTTATTTGAAGGAGTCATTGGCGAAGGCTATTGAACGATTAACGGAGAAAGAGAGAACGGTTGTCTCGTTATTCTATTTCGAAGAGCTCTCCTTAAGTGAAATTGCTGAGGTTATGAGTTTGTCTCCTTCTCGTATTTCTCAATTACATTCGAAAGCAATTCTTCGACTTAAAGGTGTGTTAGGTCGATTTAAGACGCAATTATTTCAAGATACATAA
- a CDS encoding DUF342 domain-containing protein, producing MLERNMPLDFYISISISDDKLTAYLLINNAEDDFKVTAGQLEELVQTNHIVNGLNRPLLAQIAANPKPFYHQKVAIATGTKAIEGQSGYIKYIFDFDEDGKKPQELDDGRVNYKEVVSLHNVRKGQLIGQRFLATEGTPGRAVTGETLFTKAGKEARFKVGKNVVTDAEQMGLYSTIDGMVVRTDRDKINVFPVYEVNGNVDYNIGNIDFIGTVVIRGNVLPGFKIRAAGDIRVTGGVEAAELEAEGSIEISAGIVGQNKAHVKAGKNVKSSFIQDAIVEVAGELTVSQSIMHSTIRAGKAVNCSGSKGLIVGGTIQAGERVTARTIGNSMSTATVVEVGVLPELRNEMIDLRNQLKVHMENMDKTDKALTLLNQLAAAGQLGPDKVAMRIKLTHTKKQALEEQNTIKERILEIEKSLEDSEKAKVEVLSTMYGGTKIVIGRYTKFVKDPTSRMTFRLSEGDISMSAYV from the coding sequence ATGCTTGAGAGGAACATGCCTTTGGATTTCTACATTAGTATTTCCATCTCGGATGACAAATTAACAGCTTATTTGTTAATTAACAATGCTGAAGACGATTTTAAAGTAACAGCAGGTCAATTGGAAGAATTAGTTCAAACGAATCACATCGTTAACGGTTTAAATCGACCTTTACTTGCTCAAATTGCTGCAAATCCGAAACCTTTTTATCATCAAAAAGTTGCAATTGCAACGGGAACGAAGGCAATAGAAGGCCAGAGCGGCTATATTAAATATATTTTTGATTTTGATGAGGATGGGAAAAAACCTCAAGAGCTGGATGACGGCAGGGTGAATTATAAAGAAGTTGTATCGCTTCATAATGTTAGAAAAGGACAGCTTATCGGACAGCGTTTTCTGGCAACGGAAGGCACACCGGGTAGAGCCGTTACAGGTGAGACTCTTTTTACTAAAGCAGGGAAAGAAGCGAGATTTAAAGTAGGCAAGAATGTAGTAACAGACGCTGAACAAATGGGCCTTTATTCTACAATTGATGGCATGGTAGTAAGAACAGATCGTGACAAAATTAATGTATTTCCTGTCTATGAAGTGAATGGAAATGTTGATTATAATATTGGGAATATTGATTTTATCGGTACAGTCGTTATTCGAGGAAATGTTCTTCCTGGTTTTAAAATCCGTGCAGCAGGGGATATACGTGTCACCGGTGGTGTGGAAGCCGCAGAACTTGAAGCTGAAGGTTCGATTGAAATTAGTGCTGGTATTGTTGGACAGAATAAAGCACATGTCAAAGCAGGTAAAAATGTAAAGAGTTCCTTCATTCAAGATGCTATCGTTGAAGTCGCAGGAGAATTAACGGTTTCTCAGAGTATTATGCATTCAACGATAAGAGCAGGCAAAGCTGTAAATTGTAGTGGTTCCAAAGGACTCATAGTCGGAGGGACCATACAAGCCGGGGAGCGTGTCACTGCGAGGACAATTGGGAATTCGATGTCAACGGCTACAGTTGTTGAAGTTGGTGTTCTTCCAGAGCTTCGTAATGAAATGATTGATCTACGCAACCAACTAAAAGTACACATGGAAAATATGGATAAAACGGATAAAGCGCTTACGCTATTAAATCAATTAGCAGCTGCTGGTCAACTAGGCCCGGATAAAGTGGCCATGCGAATTAAGCTGACTCATACGAAAAAGCAAGCACTAGAAGAGCAAAATACCATCAAAGAACGTATTCTTGAGATCGAGAAATCGTTAGAAGACTCCGAAAAAGCAAAAGTAGAAGTATTGTCTACGATGTACGGGGGAACAAAAATTGTCATTGGCCGGTATACGAAATTTGTCAAAGATCCAACAAGCCGTATGACGTTCCGCTTAAGTGAAGGCGATATTTCGATGAGTGCCTATGTGTGA
- the rpsB gene encoding 30S ribosomal protein S2, protein MAVISMKQLLEAGVHFGHQTRRWNPKMDKYIFTERNGIYIIDLQKTVKKVEEAYNFVKSVSEDNGTILFVGTKKQAQDSVAEEAERCGMYFINQRWLGGTLTNFQTIQKRIDRLKTLERWEEDGTFEVLPKKEVIILRKEKDRLEKFLGGIKNMKGLPSALFIIDPRKERIAVAEARKLGIPIVGIVDTNCDPDEIDYVIPGNDDAIRAVKLLTAKIADAVIEAHQGEQTTA, encoded by the coding sequence ATGGCAGTTATCTCCATGAAACAGCTTTTAGAAGCTGGCGTACATTTCGGTCACCAAACACGTCGTTGGAATCCGAAAATGGACAAATACATCTTTACAGAAAGAAACGGTATTTACATTATCGATCTACAAAAAACGGTTAAAAAAGTTGAGGAAGCTTACAACTTTGTTAAATCCGTTTCTGAAGATAATGGTACGATTCTTTTCGTAGGAACGAAAAAACAAGCACAAGATTCCGTTGCTGAAGAAGCAGAACGTTGCGGAATGTACTTCATCAACCAACGTTGGTTGGGTGGTACTCTAACAAACTTCCAAACGATTCAAAAACGTATTGACCGCTTGAAAACTCTTGAAAGATGGGAAGAGGACGGTACATTCGAAGTTCTTCCTAAGAAAGAAGTTATCATTCTTCGCAAAGAGAAAGATCGTCTTGAGAAATTCTTGGGCGGAATCAAGAACATGAAAGGTCTGCCTAGTGCACTTTTCATTATCGACCCACGCAAAGAGCGTATTGCTGTTGCGGAAGCTCGCAAATTGGGTATCCCAATCGTTGGTATCGTTGATACAAACTGCGATCCGGACGAAATTGATTACGTGATCCCAGGTAACGATGATGCGATTCGTGCCGTTAAATTATTAACAGCTAAAATTGCTGATGCAGTTATCGAAGCACACCAAGGTGAGCAAACAACAGCTTAA
- the tsf gene encoding translation elongation factor Ts, giving the protein MAVTAAQVKELREKTGAGMLDCKKALEEANGDITKAGELLREKGLSAAANKAGRIATEGAVESYIHAGGKVGVLVEINCETDFVGKTEQFRTFCKDIAMHIAAANPTYVRREEVPTEALEKEKEILRNQALNEGKPEKIIDKMVEGRIGKYYEEFCLMEQQFVKDPDKTIDQLLNEKIAAIGENISIRRFVRFGLGEGLEKKQENFAEEVMSQVKL; this is encoded by the coding sequence ATGGCAGTTACAGCAGCACAAGTGAAAGAGTTACGTGAAAAAACAGGCGCAGGGATGTTGGATTGTAAAAAAGCGCTTGAAGAAGCAAATGGTGATATCACCAAAGCAGGCGAATTGCTTCGCGAGAAGGGTCTTTCTGCAGCAGCTAATAAAGCAGGCCGTATTGCTACAGAAGGCGCAGTTGAATCTTACATTCATGCCGGCGGTAAAGTAGGCGTACTTGTTGAGATTAACTGTGAAACTGACTTCGTTGGTAAAACAGAGCAATTTCGTACTTTCTGTAAAGACATCGCAATGCATATCGCAGCGGCTAACCCGACTTATGTTCGCCGTGAAGAAGTACCAACAGAAGCTTTGGAGAAAGAAAAAGAAATTCTTCGTAACCAAGCTTTGAATGAAGGCAAACCAGAGAAAATCATTGACAAAATGGTTGAAGGCCGTATTGGTAAATACTATGAAGAGTTCTGCTTGATGGAGCAACAATTCGTTAAAGATCCAGACAAAACCATTGACCAATTGTTGAATGAAAAAATCGCTGCAATCGGTGAGAACATCTCCATTCGTCGTTTCGTACGTTTCGGCCTTGGTGAAGGTCTTGAGAAAAAACAAGAGAACTTTGCGGAAGAAGTTATGTCCCAAGTTAAACTATAA
- the pyrH gene encoding UMP kinase codes for MGQPFYKRIVLKLSGEALAGQQGYGIDSEVITSIAQQVKDVVELNVEVAIVVGGGNIWRGIAGSEKGMDRATADYMGMLATVMNSLALQDALENLDVPTRVQSSITMQQVAEPYIRRRAMRHLEKGRVVIFAAGTGNPYFSTDTTAALRAAEIEAEVILMAKNKVDGVYSADPFKDPTAKKFETLTYMEVISNNLGVMDSTASSLCMDNNIPLVVFNITEKGNIKRVVLGEKIGTTVKGSV; via the coding sequence TTGGGTCAACCTTTTTATAAAAGAATAGTGCTAAAATTGAGCGGCGAAGCTTTGGCAGGACAGCAGGGTTATGGCATTGATTCGGAAGTGATTACTTCCATTGCCCAACAGGTGAAGGATGTTGTGGAATTAAATGTAGAAGTCGCTATCGTTGTGGGCGGTGGAAACATTTGGCGTGGTATTGCAGGTAGTGAGAAAGGTATGGATCGTGCGACAGCCGATTACATGGGTATGCTTGCAACCGTCATGAATTCATTGGCTCTGCAGGATGCACTGGAGAATCTGGATGTGCCTACAAGAGTTCAATCATCCATTACTATGCAGCAAGTGGCTGAGCCATACATCCGTAGAAGAGCAATGCGTCACCTTGAAAAGGGGAGAGTTGTTATCTTCGCGGCAGGTACAGGGAATCCATACTTCTCAACCGATACAACAGCGGCTTTAAGAGCAGCTGAAATTGAAGCAGAAGTTATTCTCATGGCCAAAAACAAAGTAGATGGCGTATATTCGGCTGATCCATTCAAAGATCCAACAGCGAAGAAATTCGAGACGTTAACTTATATGGAAGTTATCAGTAACAATCTTGGTGTCATGGATTCCACCGCATCTTCCCTTTGTATGGATAACAACATCCCGTTAGTGGTGTTCAATATCACAGAAAAAGGGAATATCAAACGAGTGGTCCTTGGCGAGAAAATTGGGACTACAGTTAAAGGGAGTGTCTAA
- the frr gene encoding ribosome recycling factor, with product MPQSVKKNAEDRMDKAIGALRRDLTSLRAGRATPSLLDRIQVEYYGAMTPVNQLANLTTPDSRTLLIQPWDKSSMTSIEKAIMKSDLGLTPSNDGLVIRIVIPALTEERRSDLVKMTKKFGEEAKIAIRNIRRDANDEIKKLEKAGISEDESRKHQEDIQKFTDKFVAEVEKVLAAKEKEIMEV from the coding sequence ATGCCACAATCAGTAAAAAAGAATGCAGAAGATCGGATGGATAAAGCAATTGGCGCCTTGAGAAGAGATTTAACATCTCTTCGTGCAGGTCGTGCTACGCCATCTTTGTTAGATCGCATCCAAGTGGAATATTACGGAGCGATGACACCTGTGAATCAACTTGCGAATTTAACAACACCGGATTCACGTACTTTACTCATTCAACCATGGGACAAAAGTTCGATGACATCGATTGAGAAAGCGATTATGAAGTCTGATTTAGGATTAACGCCATCTAATGATGGCTTGGTTATTCGAATCGTTATTCCAGCTTTAACAGAAGAGCGTCGTAGCGACCTTGTGAAAATGACGAAGAAATTTGGCGAGGAAGCAAAGATCGCTATTCGTAACATCCGTCGTGATGCAAACGATGAGATCAAAAAGTTAGAAAAAGCAGGGATATCGGAAGATGAGTCCCGCAAACATCAAGAGGATATCCAAAAGTTTACGGATAAATTCGTAGCTGAAGTTGAGAAAGTTTTGGCTGCTAAAGAAAAAGAAATCATGGAAGTATAA
- a CDS encoding isoprenyl transferase, which translates to MLKLIKKWLGINGKSVSSAIPAIELDKVPAHVAIIMDGNGRWAKQRGLPRVAGHHSGMKNVKKITMAANEIGVKVLTMYAFSTENWKRPKEEVEFLMKLPQEFFPLEIEELIENNVRIRMTGWKEGLPDYTLKAIEGAIERTKDNTGLILNFALNYGGRKEMIAGVQDMIRDVQNGKLQIEDLDEASFSSYMLTSDLPDPDLLIRTSGELRLSNFLLWQLAYSELWFTEAYWPEFTESLFMQAIAEYQRRGRRYGGI; encoded by the coding sequence GTGCTCAAGCTAATTAAGAAATGGTTAGGTATCAACGGTAAGTCTGTTTCTTCAGCTATACCAGCTATCGAATTAGATAAAGTGCCAGCACATGTCGCTATCATTATGGACGGTAACGGCCGTTGGGCTAAGCAAAGAGGCTTGCCACGTGTAGCAGGGCATCATTCCGGGATGAAAAATGTTAAGAAAATTACGATGGCTGCCAATGAGATCGGTGTTAAAGTGTTAACGATGTATGCTTTTTCAACCGAAAATTGGAAAAGACCGAAGGAAGAAGTTGAATTTCTAATGAAACTTCCTCAAGAATTTTTTCCTTTAGAAATTGAAGAGCTGATCGAAAACAATGTTCGTATCCGAATGACGGGTTGGAAAGAAGGCTTACCTGACTACACACTCAAAGCGATTGAGGGAGCTATCGAACGGACGAAAGATAATACAGGACTCATTCTGAACTTTGCCTTAAATTATGGTGGACGTAAAGAAATGATTGCTGGTGTTCAGGATATGATTCGTGATGTTCAAAATGGCAAACTACAAATAGAAGATTTGGATGAGGCAAGTTTTTCTTCCTATATGTTAACTTCGGATTTACCAGATCCAGACTTGTTAATTCGAACAAGTGGTGAGCTTAGACTAAGCAACTTTCTTCTTTGGCAATTAGCATATTCGGAGCTTTGGTTTACGGAGGCGTACTGGCCGGAATTCACGGAATCATTATTTATGCAAGCAATTGCAGAATATCAGCGCCGCGGGAGAAGATACGGAGGTATCTAA